A segment of the Symmachiella macrocystis genome:
GGATGAACGGCAATCGCCGAGTCGCCCAACATCGTCTCAGGCCGCGTTGTCGAAAACGCGAGAGTCTCATCGCTGCCAACGACCGGATAAGTGAAGGTCCAAAAATGGCCGGGAACCGTCTCGTGAAACACCTCGTCATTGGCGACCGCGGTTTGCAGGAAGGTATCCCAATTGACCAACCGCTTCCCGCGAAAGATCAATTCATCACGAAACAACTTGAAGAACGTCTTGCGCACAGCGGCCGAGCACATGTCGTCGAGCGTAAACCGAGTCCGCCGCCAATCACAACTAGCCCCCATCTGTTTCAGTTGGTTGAGAATGCGAGCTTCGTATTGGTCCTTCCATTTCCAAATCCGCTCGACCAGCGCTTCGCGGCCAATATCATGTCGCGAGAGCCCCTCTTCTTCAAACATCCGTCGTTCAACGACCGACTGTGTGGCGATTCCGGCATGATCCGTGCCGGGCATCCATAGCGCCTCAAAGCCCTGCATCCGCCGCCAGCGGGTGATCAGGTCCTGCAACGTCCCGTTGAGCGCATGCCCCATGTGCAGCGCGCCGGTGACGTTCGGCAGTGGGATCATGATTGTATGCGATGGCTTATCCGGATCAGGATCGGCATCAAACCGGCTGTCCTGTTCCCACTGCGAATACCACCGCTCTTGCGCGGCTTTCGGTTCATACTGCTTGGGCAGTTCAGTCGTCATGAGGTTTTCTAGATTCTTCGTATTTCAGTAAGCCAGGCAGCCGCCTGACGCGGTTTCTATTGGACAGTACACGATAAGGGGATCAGGCGGGAGCCTGACCTGCGGGCTATTAGTCGGCGGCGCTCATCGCTTCGATTTTGAAATGTCCCGCATCCTTGAGTAATTTGTATTCCACACTATCGACCAGCGCCAACCAACTTGCCTCAATGACATTTTCACTCACGCCGATCGTGCTCCAAATCTCTTCTTTATCACGGCTTTCGATCACGACTCGTACACGGGCGGCGGTTCCTTCGGTGGAGTTGATCACGCGGACTTTATAGTCCACCAGATGCATCTCCTCCAGTCCCGGATAGGCCCCGTTGAGTGCCTTTCGCAAAGCCGAATCCAACGCGTTGACCGGTCCGTCCCCTTCGGCCACTTCGTGCCGCACTTCGCCGTTGACCCGTAGTTTGACCGTTGCTTCGGTGACTGGTTGCGACTTCTGATCGGTTTCCACGTTCACGCGGTAATGCATCCGCTCAAACATCGCTTCGTAATTGCCCGCGACCTTTTTGATGAGCAGGTCAAACGATGCTTCTGCCGCCTCGAATTGGTAGCCTTCGCTCTCCAGATCCTGCACACGCTCCAGAATCTTGGCCATCAGGTCCGCATCTTGCTCCAATTTGTATTTGGTCGCCTTGGCCACAATGTTCGACCGGCCCGACAATTCACTCACCAGCACGCGACGCACGTTCCCCACGACCTGTGGTTCAATGTGTTCGTAACTGTGCGCGATGCGATTGACCGCATGCACGTGCATGCCTCCCTTATGGGCAAACGCGCTGGCGCCCACAAACGGCTGGTTGTTACGGAAATTCATGTTGGCCAGTTCGTAAACGTAGCGCGACAATTCGGTCAGATGCCGCACTCCTTTGCCGTCGAGTACTTCATGCTCTTGCTTCAGCGAT
Coding sequences within it:
- the cimA gene encoding citramalate synthase, whose amino-acid sequence is MARIQLYDTTLRDGSQGEGVNFSLQDKLLITRKLDALGFDYIEGGYPLSNPKDFEYFQQAAELSLKHARVCAFGMTRRRGVMAENDVGMRALIDSQAPVVTIVGKSWDLHVEEILRVNEAENLAMIRDSVEFVVSQGREVIYDAEHFFDGYLHNPEFALATIRAAQEAGATMAVLCDTNGGSLPEQIARTVGIACDTLKIPIGIHTHNDGDLATANSLAAVAAGAVQVQGTINGIGERCGNADLVCVAANLSLKQEHEVLDGKGVRHLTELSRYVYELANMNFRNNQPFVGASAFAHKGGMHVHAVNRIAHSYEHIEPQVVGNVRRVLVSELSGRSNIVAKATKYKLEQDADLMAKILERVQDLESEGYQFEAAEASFDLLIKKVAGNYEAMFERMHYRVNVETDQKSQPVTEATVKLRVNGEVRHEVAEGDGPVNALDSALRKALNGAYPGLEEMHLVDYKVRVINSTEGTAARVRVVIESRDKEEIWSTIGVSENVIEASWLALVDSVEYKLLKDAGHFKIEAMSAAD